A single region of the Halobacterium wangiae genome encodes:
- a CDS encoding 3-hydroxyacyl-CoA dehydrogenase/enoyl-CoA hydratase family protein produces the protein MVERDTETVAVLGAGSMGHGIAEIAAIAGYEVVLRDLEPELVEDGLEEVEWSLGKLAEKGKIDESAEDVRARMRGETDLATSVESADLVVEAIPEDLDLKKQTFAEVDEHAPDHAILASNTSGLSITAIGAATDRPEQVVGTHFFNPPVKMDLVEVVHGEQTSDATLDTVHEFVDDLGKRAIDVRRDVHGFIVNNVMLPFMEEAAWMLSDGDTTVQQADAAMVYRRGYPMGPFELADYTGIDIAYHFREDTHLDSPPTIAEKVENENLGKKTGRGFYDWEADGPDYEPGDGEGFDTLRVEARMVNEAARLVGDDVATPDDIDLGSRLGARFPEGVCRLGDQIGLDAVLERLRTLHDETGAERFEPADHLVELVDDGRTGVDAGKGFHDYRGDGPYQYINRTIDDRGVLEIEFDRPERLNAFSETMFGEVEAALENADTDEVSCVVFSGAGDDAFSSGADITGFMTASPTDLMEVDETIVAIDTFERPTVAAIDGFCLGAGFEIALACDLRVATENSTFGSPEINLGLIPGGGGTQRLTRIVGEGRAKELVFRGEQISAERAHDWGLLNRAVPDEEFEETVAEFVADLADGPSTALKVAKRVIDDGQDTSLQAGLDAESQGFGLLTTTDDMVEGVTAFRDDREPEFE, from the coding sequence ATGGTAGAACGTGACACAGAGACCGTGGCCGTGCTCGGTGCGGGGAGCATGGGCCACGGCATCGCCGAGATCGCCGCCATCGCTGGCTACGAGGTGGTGCTTCGGGACCTGGAACCGGAACTGGTCGAGGACGGACTCGAGGAGGTCGAGTGGAGCCTCGGCAAACTCGCGGAGAAGGGCAAAATCGACGAATCGGCCGAGGACGTACGCGCCCGGATGCGTGGCGAAACCGACCTCGCGACGTCCGTCGAGTCCGCGGACCTCGTCGTCGAGGCGATTCCCGAGGACCTCGACCTGAAGAAGCAGACGTTCGCGGAAGTCGACGAACACGCGCCGGACCACGCCATTCTGGCGTCGAACACGTCCGGACTCAGCATCACCGCCATCGGCGCGGCGACGGACCGTCCCGAGCAGGTGGTGGGCACGCACTTCTTCAACCCGCCCGTGAAGATGGACCTCGTGGAGGTCGTCCACGGCGAGCAGACGAGCGACGCGACCCTCGACACCGTCCACGAGTTCGTCGACGACCTCGGGAAGCGCGCCATCGACGTCAGACGCGACGTCCACGGCTTCATCGTGAACAACGTCATGCTGCCGTTCATGGAGGAGGCTGCGTGGATGCTCTCGGACGGCGACACCACGGTCCAGCAGGCCGACGCCGCGATGGTGTACAGGCGCGGCTACCCGATGGGGCCGTTCGAGCTCGCCGACTACACGGGCATCGACATCGCCTACCACTTCCGCGAGGACACCCACCTCGACTCCCCGCCGACCATCGCCGAGAAGGTGGAGAACGAGAATCTCGGGAAGAAGACCGGCCGGGGCTTCTACGACTGGGAGGCCGACGGCCCCGACTACGAACCCGGCGATGGCGAGGGCTTCGACACGCTCCGCGTCGAGGCCCGGATGGTCAACGAGGCGGCGCGTCTCGTCGGCGACGACGTGGCGACGCCCGACGACATCGACCTCGGGAGCCGCCTCGGCGCGCGGTTCCCGGAGGGCGTCTGCCGACTCGGCGACCAGATCGGACTCGACGCGGTCCTCGAGAGACTACGCACGCTCCACGACGAGACCGGCGCCGAGCGCTTCGAACCGGCCGACCACCTCGTCGAACTCGTCGACGACGGGCGGACGGGCGTCGACGCGGGCAAAGGTTTCCACGACTACCGCGGTGACGGCCCCTACCAGTACATCAACAGGACCATCGACGACCGCGGCGTCCTCGAGATAGAGTTCGACCGCCCCGAACGGCTCAACGCGTTCTCCGAGACGATGTTCGGGGAGGTCGAGGCCGCCCTCGAGAACGCCGACACCGACGAGGTGTCGTGTGTCGTCTTCTCTGGCGCCGGCGACGACGCGTTCAGTTCCGGGGCGGACATCACCGGCTTCATGACCGCGTCGCCGACCGACCTGATGGAAGTCGACGAGACCATCGTCGCCATCGACACGTTCGAGCGACCGACGGTCGCGGCCATCGACGGCTTCTGTCTCGGCGCGGGCTTCGAGATCGCACTCGCCTGCGACCTCCGGGTCGCCACCGAGAACTCGACGTTCGGCTCCCCGGAGATCAACCTCGGGCTCATCCCGGGCGGCGGCGGTACCCAGCGCCTGACCCGCATCGTCGGGGAGGGCCGCGCGAAGGAACTCGTCTTCCGCGGAGAGCAGATCTCCGCCGAGCGCGCCCACGACTGGGGGCTCCTCAACCGGGCGGTCCCGGACGAGGAGTTCGAGGAGACCGTCGCGGAGTTCGTCGCCGACCTCGCCGACGGCCCGTCGACGGCACTGAAGGTCGCCAAGCGCGTCATCGACGACGGCCAGGACACGAGCCTGCAGGCCGGCCTCGACGCCGAGAGCCAGGGCTTCGGCCTCCTGACGACGACCGACGACATGGTCGAGGGCGTCACAGCCTTCAGGGACGACCGCGAACCGGAGTTCGAGTGA
- a CDS encoding thiolase C-terminal domain-containing protein: MTRNAAIVGGGHADWGERAATWKDLAQEAGKAAFDDVDGLGPEDVEGLFVGAVQPERFAFQSHVAPLAAELLGIDVTKMISRTELACASGQAALRYAWLAIAAGQLDVALVLGVEKMHLGDGHVEEMQASMTNVLDREFDGVNGLNAPSFFSMFAQRHMHEYGTTREQLAKVSVKNKNHAANNPYAQFQQEVDVDDVLDSYPIAPPLCLFDCSGITDGAAGLLLVSEEKARELTDTAAYVTGSGQSCMAANSINNLPSFSAWPQATVAAEEAYDQAGIDDPVKELDVAEIHDCFSISEIIEYEDLGWVEKGEGGQFVEDGRSELDGDIAVNPRGGLLGCGHPLGATGVSQALEVYKQFAGEVESARQVPDSPETGLIHNLSGSGSVHSVMTLARDPR; the protein is encoded by the coding sequence ATGACCCGGAACGCAGCAATCGTCGGCGGTGGACACGCGGACTGGGGCGAGCGGGCGGCCACCTGGAAGGACCTCGCTCAGGAGGCGGGGAAGGCAGCCTTCGACGACGTCGACGGCCTCGGCCCCGAGGACGTCGAGGGCCTGTTCGTCGGCGCGGTCCAGCCCGAACGCTTCGCGTTCCAGAGTCACGTCGCGCCGCTCGCGGCGGAACTGCTGGGCATCGACGTCACGAAGATGATCTCGCGGACCGAACTGGCGTGCGCGAGCGGGCAGGCCGCGCTGCGGTACGCGTGGCTCGCAATCGCCGCGGGGCAACTCGACGTCGCGCTCGTACTCGGCGTCGAGAAGATGCACCTCGGCGACGGCCACGTCGAGGAGATGCAGGCGAGCATGACCAACGTGCTCGACCGGGAGTTCGACGGCGTGAACGGCCTCAACGCCCCGTCGTTCTTCTCGATGTTCGCCCAGCGGCACATGCATGAGTACGGGACGACCCGCGAACAGCTCGCGAAGGTGAGCGTGAAGAACAAGAACCACGCCGCGAACAACCCCTACGCGCAGTTCCAGCAGGAAGTGGACGTCGACGACGTCCTGGACTCGTACCCCATCGCGCCGCCGCTGTGTCTGTTCGACTGCAGCGGCATCACGGACGGCGCCGCCGGCCTCCTGCTCGTCAGCGAGGAGAAGGCCCGCGAACTCACGGACACCGCGGCCTACGTCACGGGCAGCGGCCAGTCCTGCATGGCGGCCAACTCCATCAACAACCTCCCGTCGTTCTCGGCGTGGCCCCAGGCCACGGTGGCCGCCGAGGAGGCCTACGACCAGGCCGGCATCGACGACCCCGTAAAGGAACTGGACGTCGCGGAGATCCACGACTGCTTCTCTATCAGCGAGATCATCGAGTACGAGGACCTCGGCTGGGTGGAGAAGGGTGAGGGCGGCCAGTTCGTCGAGGACGGCCGCAGCGAACTCGACGGCGACATCGCCGTCAACCCGCGGGGCGGCCTGCTGGGCTGTGGCCACCCGCTGGGCGCGACCGGCGTCTCACAGGCGCTCGAAGTGTACAAGCAGTTCGCGGGCGAAGTCGAGTCCGCACGACAGGTGCCCGACAGCCCGGAGACGGGGCTCATCCACAACCTCAGCGGGAGCGGCTCCGTCCACAGCGTCATGACACTCGCGAGGGACCCACGATGA
- a CDS encoding Zn-ribbon domain-containing OB-fold protein, translating to MTDTHDETDTRPDGGESAGDSNGSPRRSVSIPDSIELPRLLDFYDLQDADHTRIHEFYDRLREGSLSTTQCEDCGATHFPPRVVCPECTSDDVEYVSLPHEGTLYAFSTVRGSGPLGMTDDVPFVTGVVDLDGVDVRLSARIDGAEYDDLSIGDPVELEVVDIDGPTDQHRVFYRFRPRGETA from the coding sequence ATGACCGACACACACGACGAGACCGACACGCGACCGGACGGCGGCGAGTCGGCGGGTGACAGCAACGGCTCGCCGCGTCGCTCCGTCTCGATTCCCGACAGCATCGAACTCCCGCGCCTGCTGGACTTCTACGACCTGCAGGACGCCGACCACACGCGCATCCACGAGTTCTACGACCGACTCCGCGAGGGGTCGCTCTCGACGACCCAGTGCGAGGACTGCGGGGCGACGCACTTCCCGCCGCGGGTCGTCTGCCCGGAGTGCACGAGCGACGACGTAGAGTACGTCTCCCTCCCCCACGAGGGGACGCTGTACGCATTCTCGACGGTGCGCGGGAGCGGCCCGCTCGGGATGACCGACGACGTGCCGTTCGTCACGGGCGTCGTCGACCTCGACGGCGTCGACGTCCGACTGTCGGCGCGTATCGACGGTGCGGAGTACGACGACCTCTCCATCGGCGACCCGGTGGAACTCGAAGTCGTCGACATCGACGGCCCGACCGACCAGCACCGGGTGTTCTACCGGTTCCGTCCGCGGGGTGAGACAGCGTGA
- a CDS encoding long-chain fatty acid--CoA ligase — protein sequence MDYELTITKFLERANDLFDHKEIVTALPDGSTHRYTYGDAYERISRLAHALDDYGMEPGDRSGVMAVNHFRHYELYFGPSCSARSIHMVNHRLPEHHLVEIINEAEDRLMFVDPQFVDNLEAIADDLDTVEQYVVLGDESDVPETSLEPVTDYESFIAGYDTDYEWPEMDEERESALCYTSGTTGLPKGVQYTHRGQFLHTMMHSHVDVFAVSESDVVMPVVPMFHVNGWGFPYTTTFTGAKIVLPGQHTDPDELIPIIQEEDVTIAAAVPTVWMEVDRIIEASDDMGPEVLDSLQDVLIGGSSPPESLIRKFDEVYEAPIGQGYGMTEASPHLANTLMTTEVQELPESEQDRLRMKAGVPAPGVKIRLRDEDDEPVPHDGESPGEVHARAPWLAGEYYERPEATEASFSDDGWFRSGDVATLDEYGYLDVVDRLDDVIKSGGEWISSIELENELIGHDGVEEATVIGVPHEKWQERPVAHVVTADGVTVEDLRAHLLEQFPKWWLPDRFEFVEAVPKTTTGKFDKKALVEQFESEHGSLPVED from the coding sequence ATGGACTACGAACTGACGATCACGAAGTTCCTGGAGCGCGCGAACGACCTCTTCGACCACAAGGAGATCGTCACCGCGCTCCCGGACGGCAGCACGCACCGCTACACGTACGGCGACGCCTACGAGCGCATCAGCCGGCTCGCCCACGCCCTCGACGACTACGGGATGGAACCGGGCGACCGTTCGGGCGTGATGGCGGTCAACCACTTCCGCCACTACGAACTCTACTTCGGGCCGTCGTGTAGCGCGCGCAGCATCCACATGGTGAACCACCGGCTCCCGGAGCACCACCTCGTCGAGATAATCAACGAGGCCGAAGACCGGCTGATGTTCGTCGACCCGCAGTTCGTCGACAACCTCGAAGCCATCGCGGACGACCTCGACACCGTCGAGCAGTACGTCGTTCTCGGTGACGAGAGCGACGTGCCCGAGACGTCCCTCGAACCGGTGACAGACTACGAGTCGTTCATCGCGGGCTACGACACAGACTACGAATGGCCCGAGATGGACGAGGAACGCGAGAGTGCGCTCTGCTACACGTCCGGGACGACCGGACTCCCGAAGGGCGTGCAGTACACCCACCGCGGCCAGTTCCTGCACACGATGATGCATAGCCACGTCGACGTCTTCGCCGTCAGCGAGTCCGACGTGGTGATGCCGGTGGTGCCGATGTTCCACGTCAACGGCTGGGGGTTCCCCTACACGACGACGTTCACGGGCGCGAAGATCGTGCTCCCGGGTCAGCACACCGACCCGGACGAACTCATCCCCATCATCCAGGAGGAGGACGTCACAATCGCGGCCGCCGTCCCCACCGTCTGGATGGAGGTCGACCGCATCATCGAGGCGTCCGACGACATGGGGCCGGAGGTCCTCGACAGCCTTCAGGACGTGCTCATCGGCGGTAGCTCACCCCCCGAGTCGCTCATCCGGAAGTTCGACGAGGTGTACGAGGCACCTATCGGCCAGGGGTACGGGATGACCGAGGCATCACCGCACCTCGCGAACACGCTGATGACGACGGAGGTCCAGGAACTGCCCGAGTCCGAGCAGGACCGCCTCCGCATGAAGGCGGGCGTGCCGGCGCCGGGCGTGAAGATTCGGCTCCGCGACGAGGACGACGAACCCGTCCCCCACGACGGTGAGAGTCCCGGTGAGGTCCACGCGCGAGCGCCGTGGCTCGCGGGGGAGTACTACGAGCGTCCGGAGGCGACTGAGGCGTCGTTCAGCGACGACGGCTGGTTCCGCAGCGGCGACGTCGCTACGCTCGACGAGTACGGCTACCTCGACGTCGTCGACCGCCTCGACGACGTCATCAAGAGCGGCGGCGAGTGGATCTCCTCGATCGAACTGGAGAACGAACTCATCGGCCACGACGGCGTCGAGGAGGCGACCGTCATCGGTGTGCCACACGAGAAGTGGCAGGAGCGTCCCGTCGCGCACGTCGTCACGGCCGACGGCGTCACCGTCGAGGACCTCCGGGCCCACCTCCTCGAGCAGTTCCCGAAGTGGTGGCTGCCCGACCGCTTCGAGTTCGTCGAGGCGGTGCCGAAGACGACCACCGGGAAGTTCGACAAGAAGGCGCTCGTCGAGCAGTTCGAGTCCGAGCACGGGTCGCTTCCCGTCGAAGACTGA
- a CDS encoding winged helix-turn-helix domain-containing protein — protein sequence MANDTPAYEFKERDIYILRELATDPSISSRDLAEILEADYDIDVSYVTVNESIRNMRESGVFREAIVPNEEYFVFELFEFKFNPEYFAEEWRGTMEHIRDDEHTLLYFLSDGEYQWKSIMLFPTREHGERWLHEFYKHHGKTVLNVRTSVMTNVLEFGASPELFDNLDPENNRKF from the coding sequence ATGGCGAACGACACACCGGCCTACGAGTTCAAGGAGCGGGACATCTACATCCTCCGCGAACTCGCGACGGACCCCAGCATCTCCTCCCGCGACCTCGCGGAGATCCTGGAGGCCGACTACGACATCGACGTCTCGTACGTCACCGTCAACGAGTCCATCCGGAACATGCGCGAGTCCGGCGTCTTCCGGGAGGCGATCGTGCCCAATGAGGAGTACTTCGTCTTCGAACTGTTCGAGTTCAAGTTCAACCCCGAGTACTTCGCCGAGGAGTGGCGGGGGACGATGGAGCACATCCGCGACGACGAACACACGCTGCTGTACTTCCTCTCGGACGGCGAGTACCAGTGGAAGTCCATCATGCTGTTCCCAACGCGCGAACACGGCGAGCGGTGGCTCCACGAGTTCTACAAACACCACGGCAAGACCGTACTGAACGTCCGGACGTCGGTGATGACGAACGTCCTGGAGTTCGGCGCGAGCCCCGAACTGTTCGACAACCTCGACCCGGAGAACAACCGGAAATTCTAG
- a CDS encoding efflux RND transporter permease subunit produces MMRRALGRVVDFVTEHNVLVVVLALVVSAGVVAGISHLQTESEAAGDTTGDTEVAQKQQYIQTHYGDQAVDDGPTTRVVYVRDEDGNVLSKAALLEALRFQRDALADDAVASVTADERPTVGVANYVATAAAGDRSASLDEQIAALEATDREELRALVERTLTADSPALQLLPNEYEPGTAEAESSRMVFRFAGSTDTEGTPFTDAQRVLYEQAADRSNPEFFTLGEHAQNVYNDQAMENVTTLILPVALAVILAVLAFAYRDLVDILVGFTGVVLSVLWMFGILGWLGVSAGSTFVIGPVLIVGLSVDYGLHVFMRYREERGDGEDIREPMTRSLSSVAVALGLVTVTTAIGFLSNAANDVTVVRNLAVGITLGVVSAFVLFVTFVPALKVTIDRLLERIGLDRRKQPLGKSGALESLLASGATLARRAAPVVIVVAVVLGSVGAVAWTQLDKQAYQSQTDEAADWKQNLPEPLAWEVPEPRTNYDYVAAHYRSVDESDRVVSYLLVEGEVTDDAALASLQTAKSDLADSEAVFSRGDGVPYQSPVSVMQSVAAQDDEFAGVLADADTDGDGVPDRNVDAVYDALYATAPDAASRVVERRDGEYQSLRVIVPIDATATADTRNDAMRAAESVVDESDGVSATAVGRATVTTAELAQIASSILRTLVVALVAVSALLVVIYRVSEGSATLGAVTAFPVALVTALVIGGMYVLNVPLTLLTALLLSLVVGLGIDYSIHVTDRFVHELRAGKDTTPALREALTGTGGALLGSTLTSTGAFSALLLHPHPQFQSFGTLVVLALGLSFVVSVVVLPSLLYEWSKRVRDAPAGSA; encoded by the coding sequence ATGATGCGGCGCGCACTCGGTCGCGTCGTCGACTTCGTCACCGAGCACAACGTCCTCGTCGTCGTCCTCGCCCTCGTCGTGTCGGCCGGCGTCGTGGCCGGCATCTCCCACCTCCAGACGGAGAGCGAGGCCGCCGGGGACACGACCGGCGACACGGAAGTCGCACAGAAACAGCAGTACATCCAGACGCACTACGGCGACCAGGCAGTGGACGACGGTCCGACCACACGGGTCGTCTACGTCCGCGACGAGGACGGCAACGTCCTCTCGAAGGCCGCGCTCCTCGAAGCGTTGCGCTTCCAGCGCGACGCCCTCGCGGACGACGCAGTCGCGTCGGTCACGGCCGACGAGCGCCCCACCGTCGGCGTCGCGAACTACGTCGCGACGGCCGCGGCCGGCGACCGGTCGGCGTCCCTCGACGAGCAGATCGCGGCGCTCGAAGCGACCGACAGAGAGGAACTCCGCGCGCTCGTCGAGCGCACGCTCACCGCGGACTCGCCGGCGCTCCAGTTGCTCCCGAACGAGTACGAACCCGGCACGGCGGAAGCCGAGAGTAGCAGGATGGTGTTCCGGTTCGCGGGGAGCACGGACACCGAGGGGACTCCGTTCACCGACGCACAGCGCGTGCTCTACGAGCAGGCGGCCGACCGATCCAACCCCGAGTTCTTCACCCTCGGCGAGCACGCCCAGAACGTCTACAACGACCAGGCGATGGAGAACGTAACGACGCTCATCCTCCCCGTCGCGCTCGCGGTCATCCTCGCCGTGCTCGCGTTCGCCTACCGCGACCTCGTCGACATCCTCGTCGGGTTCACCGGCGTCGTCCTCTCCGTCCTCTGGATGTTCGGCATCCTCGGCTGGCTCGGCGTCTCGGCCGGCAGCACGTTCGTCATCGGCCCCGTCCTCATCGTCGGGCTGAGCGTCGACTACGGCCTCCACGTCTTCATGCGGTACCGCGAAGAGCGAGGCGACGGCGAGGACATCCGCGAACCCATGACGCGATCGCTGTCGTCCGTCGCCGTCGCGCTCGGACTCGTCACGGTGACCACAGCAATCGGCTTCCTCTCGAACGCCGCCAACGACGTCACCGTCGTCCGGAACCTCGCGGTCGGCATCACGCTCGGCGTCGTCTCAGCGTTCGTCCTCTTCGTCACGTTCGTCCCCGCGCTGAAGGTGACCATCGACCGCCTGCTCGAACGAATCGGCCTCGACCGCCGGAAACAGCCACTCGGGAAGTCCGGCGCGCTCGAGTCCCTGCTCGCCAGCGGCGCCACGCTCGCGCGCCGCGCCGCCCCCGTCGTCATCGTCGTCGCGGTCGTGCTCGGCAGCGTCGGCGCGGTCGCGTGGACGCAACTCGACAAGCAAGCCTACCAGTCCCAGACCGACGAGGCCGCCGACTGGAAGCAGAACCTCCCCGAGCCTCTGGCCTGGGAGGTCCCCGAACCGCGGACCAACTACGACTACGTCGCGGCCCACTACCGGAGCGTCGACGAGTCCGACAGGGTAGTCTCCTACCTCCTGGTAGAGGGTGAAGTGACCGACGACGCCGCGCTCGCCTCGCTCCAGACCGCCAAGTCCGACCTCGCGGACTCCGAGGCGGTGTTCTCGCGCGGCGACGGCGTCCCCTACCAGTCCCCCGTCTCGGTGATGCAGTCGGTCGCCGCGCAGGACGACGAGTTCGCCGGCGTCCTCGCGGACGCCGACACGGACGGCGACGGCGTCCCCGACCGGAACGTCGACGCGGTCTACGACGCACTGTACGCCACCGCACCCGACGCGGCGAGTCGCGTCGTCGAACGGCGAGACGGCGAGTACCAGTCGCTCCGCGTCATCGTCCCCATCGACGCCACGGCGACCGCAGACACCCGGAACGACGCCATGCGCGCCGCCGAATCGGTCGTCGACGAGAGCGACGGCGTCTCCGCCACGGCCGTCGGCAGAGCCACCGTCACCACCGCCGAACTCGCTCAGATCGCGTCCAGCATCCTCCGGACGCTCGTCGTCGCGCTCGTCGCCGTCTCCGCGCTCCTCGTCGTGATCTACCGCGTCTCCGAGGGGAGCGCGACGCTCGGCGCCGTGACCGCGTTCCCCGTCGCACTCGTCACGGCGCTCGTCATCGGCGGCATGTACGTCCTGAACGTCCCCCTGACGCTGCTCACCGCGCTCCTACTGAGTCTCGTCGTCGGTCTCGGCATCGACTACAGCATCCACGTCACCGACCGGTTCGTCCACGAACTCCGGGCGGGCAAGGACACCACGCCGGCGCTCCGCGAAGCCCTCACCGGAACCGGCGGTGCGCTCCTCGGGAGCACGCTCACGTCCACCGGCGCGTTCTCCGCGCTCCTGCTCCACCCGCACCCGCAGTTCCAGAGCTTCGGGACGCTCGTCGTGCTGGCGCTTGGCCTCTCGTTCGTCGTGAGCGTCGTCGTCCTCCCGAGCCTGCTGTACGAGTGGAGCAAGCGCGTGCGCGACGCCCCAGCCGGGAGTGCGTAA
- the thyX gene encoding FAD-dependent thymidylate synthase, which yields MRVRLLEATDNPEELICRGARNDYMSDWVGDQSFDEAMAGVDGDTIEDQKANFLAKLLKRGHYGPFEHPSATFAIEGMSRSCMAQLTRHRHASFDVQSMRYVAFDDVDPADVEEGEMVVTPPSAIDPDWVGRNQKNSDVNAATIEEREAVFRRSVRQSVEDYQELLDLGMPPEDARFVLPIGTEVNVVVTLNPRSLMHVADMRAAADAQWEIRDLTEQLLDLAAEWCPHTFDYYEAEMKHRKNRLAP from the coding sequence ATGCGAGTGCGCCTCCTCGAAGCAACCGACAACCCGGAGGAACTCATCTGCCGGGGGGCACGAAACGACTACATGAGCGACTGGGTCGGCGACCAGTCCTTCGACGAGGCCATGGCCGGCGTCGACGGAGACACCATCGAGGACCAGAAGGCGAACTTCCTCGCGAAGCTCCTGAAGCGCGGCCACTACGGGCCGTTCGAACACCCGAGCGCGACGTTCGCCATCGAGGGGATGAGCCGGTCCTGTATGGCCCAGCTCACCCGCCACCGTCACGCGAGCTTCGACGTCCAGTCGATGCGCTACGTCGCCTTCGACGACGTCGACCCCGCGGACGTCGAGGAGGGCGAGATGGTTGTCACACCACCCTCGGCTATCGACCCCGACTGGGTGGGTCGCAACCAGAAGAACAGCGACGTCAACGCGGCGACCATCGAGGAACGGGAGGCGGTCTTCAGGCGGTCGGTCCGGCAGTCCGTCGAGGACTACCAGGAACTGCTCGACCTCGGCATGCCGCCGGAGGACGCGCGGTTCGTCCTCCCCATCGGCACCGAGGTGAACGTCGTGGTCACCCTCAACCCGCGCTCCCTGATGCACGTCGCGGACATGCGGGCCGCGGCGGACGCCCAGTGGGAGATCCGGGACCTGACCGAACAGCTCCTCGACCTCGCAGCGGAGTGGTGCCCGCACACCTTCGACTACTACGAGGCGGAGATGAAACACCGGAAGAACCGTCTCGCGCCCTGA
- a CDS encoding cupin domain-containing protein, with translation MAYQKQSLVDAESMLPDDARAEMFALKDALDTSEVAFTVYAMEPGSVGMEHDHTHDDQEEVYYVVTGGVDVDFGTETVPLEEREAIRIDPEEERQIRNRDHYSELVLVGAPR, from the coding sequence ATGGCGTACCAGAAACAGTCGCTCGTGGACGCCGAATCGATGCTCCCGGACGACGCACGGGCGGAGATGTTCGCGCTCAAGGACGCCCTCGACACGTCGGAGGTGGCGTTCACCGTCTACGCGATGGAACCGGGTTCGGTGGGGATGGAACACGACCACACGCACGACGACCAGGAGGAGGTGTACTACGTGGTCACGGGCGGCGTCGACGTCGACTTCGGTACGGAGACGGTCCCCCTGGAGGAGCGCGAGGCCATCCGCATCGACCCGGAGGAGGAGCGCCAGATCCGCAACCGGGACCACTACTCGGAGCTCGTGCTCGTCGGCGCGCCACGGTGA
- a CDS encoding MBL fold metallo-hydrolase, translating into MVTNLSAGVDAFTSNAFLVPGERTVLVDTGANFDVVSGIRQRPERLDAVVVTHPHPDHVGNLDAVKQAFGVDAWGFDASNDGVDHELDDGETVTLGDHEYEALHTPGHEPHHLCFYSADAGVLFSADLIFQNGSFGRTDLPGGDRRTLRESIERVRDTVDDDLHAMHPGHGPSVTEDAYADVELAARTAQF; encoded by the coding sequence ATGGTCACGAATCTCTCTGCTGGAGTGGACGCGTTCACGAGCAACGCGTTCCTCGTTCCTGGCGAGCGGACCGTGCTCGTCGACACCGGCGCGAACTTCGACGTCGTCTCCGGGATTCGCCAGCGACCGGAACGCCTGGACGCCGTCGTCGTCACCCACCCACACCCCGACCACGTCGGCAACCTCGACGCGGTGAAGCAGGCCTTCGGCGTCGACGCGTGGGGGTTCGACGCGAGTAACGATGGCGTCGACCACGAACTCGACGACGGCGAGACCGTCACTCTGGGCGACCACGAGTACGAGGCGCTCCACACGCCCGGCCACGAGCCACACCACCTCTGTTTCTACTCGGCGGACGCGGGCGTGCTGTTCTCCGCGGACCTCATCTTCCAGAACGGGAGTTTCGGTCGAACGGACCTCCCGGGCGGCGACCGCCGGACGCTCCGGGAGAGCATCGAACGCGTTCGCGACACGGTCGACGACGACCTCCACGCGATGCACCCGGGCCACGGGCCGAGCGTGACCGAGGACGCGTACGCGGACGTCGAACTCGCCGCGCGGACGGCCCAGTTCTAG
- a CDS encoding DUF5827 family protein: MPVPKDEFDSLYPCDFYTPAELLDEDKLYTVYEIARLLQDLDPDEDIGQDVENVLLDWAIPWVMFHSDDLVVAEPRDDDEPGFYGVDT, encoded by the coding sequence ATGCCAGTCCCGAAGGACGAGTTCGACTCGCTGTACCCCTGTGACTTCTACACGCCCGCGGAACTCCTCGACGAGGACAAACTGTACACCGTGTACGAGATCGCCCGCCTCCTCCAGGACCTCGACCCGGACGAGGACATCGGCCAGGACGTCGAGAACGTCCTGCTCGACTGGGCGATTCCGTGGGTGATGTTCCACAGCGACGACCTCGTCGTCGCCGAACCTCGCGACGACGACGAACCGGGCTTCTACGGCGTCGACACCTAG